A region of the Pricia mediterranea genome:
GCCATCGCATTTCAACTGTGAGCGCTTGCCAAATGGCAACTCGGGCTCGCCGAAAAGAACGGAATGAATCGTTCGTAGCAAAAAAAACCGCATGTTCTTACATTCGGTTCTTACTACTCCAGCTATTCTTGTGGTCTATCGCAAATTATTTGCCGAAAAGACCTCCGAGCATTCCGCCGATTCCTCCTTTGTCCCCACCCAGGGCCAAAGCGGCTACATCATCGAGGACGCTACCATCCCCGTCGGAATCAAGAAAAGATTCAATGAGGGACTGTTGCTTGTTAGCTTGTTGGCCGCCACCCATCATGCTGCCCAAAAGGTCTTGGATGCCGCTGGGTTCATTGATATTCTCCTGTTGTTTCTTTTGACCGATCAACCCCAACAGTATGGGGGCGGCTATTTTGAGTATGGAGGCTACGGAACTGGTATCGACTCCCGATTTTTGGCTGATGGCACTTTCTACCTTTGATTGTTTGTTTCCGAGCACATGTCCCAATATCCCGGCACCATCCTTTTTTACGGACTCGTCCACGCCCCCGCCAAAGAGACCGCTCAAATTGTTGAGAATGCTTCCGTCGTGGTTATTGGAAAGGGCGCTCATTAATCCTTGTGCCCCTTCCGGGGTTGCGGCGTTCTTCTTCATGGCGCCCATCAACAACGGCAGTGCCATAGTTAGTACGCTGCCCGTTTGATCGATAGAGTTTCCGGTCTGATCAGCCACTCCGCTTATCATCTGTTTGCCCGTTGGGCTATTCAATAAATCCAATAATCCTGACATCTGGTATCTCGTTTTAAAGTTGAGGTAACAATGTACAAAAAAGAAAGGATTTACGAGTGTTTGAAGAAACCCAAATTCGTAGAAGTTTATTTCAAAAGATTGATGGTCTGCTCGGCCAGTTCCAGGCCTATCCGGTCTTGGGCCTCGCCGGTAGCTGCTCCGATATGGGGCGAAAGGGAAATTTTTGGATGCATTAAAATCCGGATTTCCGGTGAAGGCTCGGATTCGTAGACGTCGAGGCCGGCAAAGGCTATTTTTCCACTTTCAAGGGCATCGACCAGGGCGACTTCATCCAATACCCCGCCGCGGGCCGCATTTACGATTCCGACACCCTGTTGCATCAGTTCGATTTCTTTTTTCCCGATAATATACTCTTTCTGCGCGGGAACGTGAAGGGTAATAAAATCGGATTTTTGTAGGACATTGCTTTTGGACTGGGATTTAAATTCGAACGGTAGCGAACGCCCATCAAAAAAAGGCACTTTTATAGTAGCCTGTTCGATGAGAGGGTCGTGATAAATGACCTTCATCCCTATGCCCAAGGCGATTCGGGCGGTCGCCTTCCCGATTCTGCCGAACCCGATGATGCCCAAGGTTTTGCCGTGAAGCTCGATTCCCCCGGCGTAGGTTTTTTTAAGCTGTTTAAACTTGCTGTCCCCTTCGAGGGGCATACTTCTGTTGGCATCGTAGAGATAGCGGACGCCCCCGAAAAAATGTGCGAATACCAGCTCGGCGACCGAGGCGGATGAGGCTGCAGGGGTGTTGATGACGTGCAACCCCCTATTTCGCGCGTAGTCCACGTCAATATTATCCATTCCAACGCCCCCGCGCCCGATCAGTTTCAGATTGGGACAGTTGTCGATCAGGTCTTTCCGGACTTTGGTAGCACTCCTCACGAAGAGACCGTCGATGTTATTGTCATTGATATAGTCCTGAAGCTGTTCTTGTGCTACCTTTACACTAATGACTTCAAAACCTGCTTTCTCAAGCGCATCGATGCCGGATTGTGCTATTCCGTCGTTGGCTAGTATTTTCATGCTTTTCTTTCCATTTCACTCATAATGTCAACCAAAACTCCCACGCTTTCGAGAGAGAGCGCATTGTACATCGAAGCGCGGTACCCACCTACTGAGCGGTGACCGTTGATACCGTTTATATTCGCTTCCCGGCACATTTTTTCAAAAGGCTCCTTCAGTTTTCCATCCGTGAGGTCGAAAGTGGCATTCATGGTTGAACGGTCCTCTTTTTTGGCATAGCCTTTAAAAACGGGGTTCAGGTCGATTTCGGAATAGATCAACTGGGCCTTTTTGTCGTTAATTTCCTCAATTGCAGATATCCCACCTAGATTTTTCAGCCATTCCAAGGTCAACATAGAGGTATAGACCGCGAAAACCGGAGGGGTATTGAACATGCTGTCCTTACCTATATGTACCTGGTAATCGAGCATAGAGGGGATGTTGCGGGAAACTTTCCCCAAAATATCCTCTCTGACTACCACTAAGGTGGTACCGGCGGGCCCCATATTTTTTTGTGCTCCGGCATATATGAGTCCGAATTGCGAAAAGTCGATCTGTCTTGAAAAAATATCCGAGCTCATGTCGCAGACCAAGGGCGCTGCAGTTTTCGGGAATTCCTTGAACTGGGTGCCAAAAATCGTGTTGTTCGAGGTTAGATGCAGGTAGTCGAGGTCGGCAGGTATGGTATATCCTTTGGGTATATAGTTGTAGTTTTCGTTCTTTGAGGAAGCAACCTCGTCGATCTCACCGAAGAGTTTCGCTTCTTTGATGGCCTTGGCGCTCCAAGTACCCGTGTTAATATATCCGGCTTTTTTCTCCAACATATTATAGGCGACCATCAAAAATTCCAAGCTGGCACCGCCTTGTAGAAACAGGGCGTGATACCCTTTGCCATCCAGCCCCAAGAGTTCCAAGGCCAGACTTCTCGCGTTTTCCATTATTCTGACAAAGGCGGCACTACGGTGGGAAATCTCGACCAAGGAGAGTCCCGAATCATCCAATTCCACTACCGCTTGCGAGGCTTTTGCCAGAACTTCCTGGGGAAGGGCGCAGGGGCCTGCGCTAAAATTATGTTTTTTCATTTTTCGGGGATTTTATTAGTGAAATAGATTTTGGTAAACCAGTGCTTCAATGAGCTGGTCGGCGAGTCAATTTGGCTTGATGGGGATAAGCGCCTCGGCTCATTAACATAACCCTATTAAAAACGTCGCTAAGGTCATGAATTTATTGGGAAGCACAAGCATCGAAACTGATTTATTCCATTAGTTTTTCAACAGGAAATCAACAGTGTCCACCCCATCGGCGTAGTCCGTCAGGGACGGTTTCTGGGTCTCGCCAAAGGTAATTTCATCATCGAGGATGCCTTCGCCGACCACACACTGTAACTGAACTTGATCGTTTTGCAAACGTGATTTCAGCTGATCGAGCGTGTCGTAGGTTTCGTAAAACAGGGAAGCAATAGGCGATGCGTAGCTATTATCTTCTTTAAGGACCAAGAATCCGTTGTCCAATATTTCAAAGTCGGACATGAGGTAAACGGCTTTATTGTAGTCGTAATTATTGGCGTATTTTTTCTGTTCCCCGATGGGGTGATAGCTGTAGATGGACCTAAAAAAGGTATCGAAATCGTAGGCCCTCGGAACAAACAATTTAGAAACGCTGCGACATCCGAGGCCGTAGTAGCGAAAAATATCCTCGCCCAGTGCCTCCAGCTGCTCGGGAGATTCTTTTCCCGTCAGCGCGGCGACCGAATTCCTGTTCTTTCGGATGATATTCGGCACCTTGCCGAAATAGTGCTCAAAATAACGGGCGGTATTGTTGCTTCCCGTGGCGATGACGGCGTCGAAATCCTGTATTCTTCCTTGTGAAAAAATAATTCTATCTTCAAGTAGAGGGTCTATTGATATGAGATAATCCCTTATAAAACCGATAAGTACATCGTCGTTGGAAGACAGTTTAGCCAAGGCCCTGTTGCCGGTCATTACAACGGAGAGCAGATCATGGAAACCGACCAGAGGTATGTTGCCGGCCATAATAATAGCGACCGTATTGGGACTGTTTTGTCGGAGGTCGTACCGACCGAGCCAGTTGGAAAGATGATTCTTCGTCAAAAGCATCCCCCAACTTCGCAGGGCGAATTCCACATTGTCCTTGGTAAACCATCCGTTTTTATGTTTGGCCAAGGCAATCGTTTCCTGTAATCGTTGCGACCATTCGTCTTCATGGGTTTCCCTCGTGGAGAAATCCCGGAAAAATTCCCCGAGTTCCGTAAAAGCCCTAAAAATTCGGCGTTGTTCGTTCATGGATTAGATTTGCGATAGAGCGGTGTAGTCTTTATCTTTGTCATCAATTTTTGCAAAAGTAAGCATACTTAACAGAAAATAGCTTTTCAACGACATAGAGATATGCCGGGAGAAGATACCGCAACACGGCGGCATAAATAGACAACATGGCAATAGTTATAACCGATGAATGTATCAATTGCGGGGCCTGCGAGCCGGAGTGCCCGAATACCGCAATATATGAGGGGGCCGATGAATGGCGTTACAGTGACGGCACGTCTTTAGAGGGCGACGTTGTGCTGCCCAGCGGCAAGGAGGTCAACGCCGAAGAGGTGCAAGAACCGATCAGCGATGAAATCTACTACATATCTCCCGATAAATGCACTGAATGTATGGGCTTTCACGAAGAACCCCAGTGTGCCGCGGTCTGTCCGGTGGACTGCTGTGTGCCCGACGAGGATCACGTCGAGAGC
Encoded here:
- the serC gene encoding 3-phosphoserine/phosphohydroxythreonine transaminase translates to MKKHNFSAGPCALPQEVLAKASQAVVELDDSGLSLVEISHRSAAFVRIMENARSLALELLGLDGKGYHALFLQGGASLEFLMVAYNMLEKKAGYINTGTWSAKAIKEAKLFGEIDEVASSKNENYNYIPKGYTIPADLDYLHLTSNNTIFGTQFKEFPKTAAPLVCDMSSDIFSRQIDFSQFGLIYAGAQKNMGPAGTTLVVVREDILGKVSRNIPSMLDYQVHIGKDSMFNTPPVFAVYTSMLTLEWLKNLGGISAIEEINDKKAQLIYSEIDLNPVFKGYAKKEDRSTMNATFDLTDGKLKEPFEKMCREANINGINGHRSVGGYRASMYNALSLESVGVLVDIMSEMERKA
- a CDS encoding 4Fe-4S dicluster domain-containing protein, which produces MAIVITDECINCGACEPECPNTAIYEGADEWRYSDGTSLEGDVVLPSGKEVNAEEVQEPISDEIYYISPDKCTECMGFHEEPQCAAVCPVDCCVPDEDHVESEETLLAKQAFMHPEG
- a CDS encoding acyl-CoA reductase, producing the protein MNEQRRIFRAFTELGEFFRDFSTRETHEDEWSQRLQETIALAKHKNGWFTKDNVEFALRSWGMLLTKNHLSNWLGRYDLRQNSPNTVAIIMAGNIPLVGFHDLLSVVMTGNRALAKLSSNDDVLIGFIRDYLISIDPLLEDRIIFSQGRIQDFDAVIATGSNNTARYFEHYFGKVPNIIRKNRNSVAALTGKESPEQLEALGEDIFRYYGLGCRSVSKLFVPRAYDFDTFFRSIYSYHPIGEQKKYANNYDYNKAVYLMSDFEILDNGFLVLKEDNSYASPIASLFYETYDTLDQLKSRLQNDQVQLQCVVGEGILDDEITFGETQKPSLTDYADGVDTVDFLLKN
- a CDS encoding D-2-hydroxyacid dehydrogenase, whose protein sequence is MKILANDGIAQSGIDALEKAGFEVISVKVAQEQLQDYINDNNIDGLFVRSATKVRKDLIDNCPNLKLIGRGGVGMDNIDVDYARNRGLHVINTPAASSASVAELVFAHFFGGVRYLYDANRSMPLEGDSKFKQLKKTYAGGIELHGKTLGIIGFGRIGKATARIALGIGMKVIYHDPLIEQATIKVPFFDGRSLPFEFKSQSKSNVLQKSDFITLHVPAQKEYIIGKKEIELMQQGVGIVNAARGGVLDEVALVDALESGKIAFAGLDVYESEPSPEIRILMHPKISLSPHIGAATGEAQDRIGLELAEQTINLLK
- a CDS encoding DUF937 domain-containing protein codes for the protein MSGLLDLLNSPTGKQMISGVADQTGNSIDQTGSVLTMALPLLMGAMKKNAATPEGAQGLMSALSNNHDGSILNNLSGLFGGGVDESVKKDGAGILGHVLGNKQSKVESAISQKSGVDTSSVASILKIAAPILLGLIGQKKQQENINEPSGIQDLLGSMMGGGQQANKQQSLIESFLDSDGDGSVLDDVAALALGGDKGGIGGMLGGLFGK